Proteins found in one Allorhizobium pseudoryzae genomic segment:
- the fdhD gene encoding formate dehydrogenase accessory sulfurtransferase FdhD — protein sequence MTENQSRTVQEWRFRQGHLAEGHRIVPEEVPIALSYGGSTHAVMMATPSDLIDFAYGFSLAEEIITSAADILEVDPIEAGAGIDVQISLKDATADALTARRRRMAGPVGCGLCGIESIEQAAREVAVVSDARFVLTPAMVAEATRLLGDGQRLNRETRAVHGAAFYRSGQGLVAIREDVGRHNALDKLVGAVLRASIKAGEGAVVVTSRLSVEMVQKTALFGCPYLIAISAPTALAIETAERAGITLIGIARGDEFEVFTRPDRLTTGENSHVA from the coding sequence ATGACGGAAAACCAGAGCCGCACGGTTCAAGAATGGCGCTTCCGGCAGGGACACCTGGCGGAAGGTCATCGCATCGTGCCGGAAGAGGTGCCGATCGCGCTCTCCTATGGCGGCTCCACCCACGCGGTGATGATGGCGACGCCATCCGACCTGATCGATTTTGCCTACGGGTTTTCGCTGGCCGAGGAGATCATTACCTCGGCCGCGGATATTCTCGAGGTCGATCCGATCGAGGCCGGGGCCGGGATCGATGTGCAGATTAGTCTCAAGGATGCGACCGCCGATGCGCTGACCGCGCGGCGCCGTCGCATGGCGGGCCCCGTCGGCTGTGGTCTCTGCGGCATCGAATCCATCGAGCAGGCCGCGCGCGAGGTGGCCGTCGTCTCCGATGCCCGCTTCGTGCTGACGCCGGCCATGGTGGCCGAGGCGACACGGCTCCTCGGTGACGGACAGCGGCTGAACCGGGAAACGCGCGCCGTGCATGGTGCAGCGTTCTACCGCTCGGGCCAGGGGCTGGTCGCGATCCGCGAGGATGTCGGCCGCCACAACGCGCTCGACAAACTCGTCGGTGCCGTTCTGCGTGCCTCGATCAAGGCCGGCGAGGGGGCGGTCGTCGTCACCAGCCGCCTTTCGGTGGAGATGGTGCAGAAAACGGCGCTGTTCGGCTGCCCCTATCTGATCGCGATCTCGGCGCCCACCGCGCTCGCCATCGAAACCGCGGAACGCGCCGGCATCACGCTGATCGGCATCGCCCGGGGTGATGAATTCGAAGTGTTTACAAGGCCTGATCGTCTGACGACGGGAGAGAACAGTCATGTCGCTTGA
- a CDS encoding OFA family MFS transporter translates to MAVAGVSGGDLTGVGILDRERIIAKPGFNRWLVPPAALAIHLCIGMAYGFSVFWLPLSRAIPNADPSCSSLTLAGALFTTACNWRVADLGWIYTLFFVLLGCSAAIWGGWLERVGPRKAGFVSACCWCGGILVAALGVMSHQLWLMWLGAGVIGGVGLGLGYISPVSTLIKWFPDRRGMATGMAIMGFGGGAMIGAPLANLLMNTFKTDTSVGVWQTFVVMALVYFVFMMGGAFGYRIPPAGWRPEGWTPPAAKSTMITHRHVHLRDAHKTPQFWLIWAVLCLNVSAGIGVIGMASPMLQEIFAGSLIGLPGVAFAQLDAGQKAQIAAIAAGFTGLLSLFNIGGRFFWASMSDKIGRKNTYFCFFILGIVLYAAAPTLAMLGSKAFFVLAFGIILSMYGGGFATIPAYLADIFGTQFVGAIHGRLLTAWATAGIVGPVVVNYIREAQIAAGVAPGPALYTSTMYILAGMLALGLVANAFVKPLSDKWFMSDEEVASLQAKTAAANAGPTGSFGIGKGGLDAKAALAWSVVGIPLLWGVWVTLRNSLAIFG, encoded by the coding sequence ATGGCAGTTGCAGGCGTAAGTGGAGGGGATCTGACAGGCGTCGGCATCCTCGATCGAGAACGAATTATCGCCAAACCGGGATTCAATCGCTGGCTGGTGCCGCCGGCGGCGCTCGCCATCCATCTGTGCATCGGCATGGCCTATGGCTTCAGCGTGTTCTGGCTGCCGCTCAGCCGCGCCATTCCGAACGCAGATCCCAGCTGCTCCAGCCTCACGCTGGCCGGCGCGCTGTTTACCACCGCCTGCAACTGGCGCGTGGCGGATCTCGGCTGGATCTATACGCTGTTCTTCGTGCTGCTCGGCTGCTCGGCGGCCATCTGGGGCGGTTGGCTGGAGCGGGTGGGGCCGCGCAAGGCTGGTTTCGTCTCCGCCTGCTGCTGGTGCGGCGGCATTCTCGTTGCGGCGCTCGGCGTCATGTCCCACCAGCTCTGGCTGATGTGGCTGGGCGCCGGTGTCATCGGTGGCGTTGGTCTCGGCCTTGGTTATATCTCGCCGGTTTCCACCCTCATCAAGTGGTTTCCGGACCGGCGTGGCATGGCAACGGGCATGGCCATCATGGGCTTCGGCGGTGGTGCGATGATCGGCGCGCCGCTCGCCAACCTTCTGATGAACACCTTCAAGACCGACACTTCGGTCGGCGTCTGGCAGACCTTCGTGGTCATGGCGCTCGTCTATTTCGTCTTCATGATGGGCGGCGCCTTCGGCTATCGCATCCCGCCGGCTGGCTGGCGTCCGGAAGGTTGGACGCCGCCGGCGGCCAAGAGCACGATGATCACCCACCGCCACGTGCATCTGCGCGATGCGCACAAGACACCGCAGTTCTGGCTGATCTGGGCCGTGCTCTGCCTCAACGTGTCGGCCGGCATCGGTGTCATCGGCATGGCCTCGCCCATGCTGCAGGAAATCTTCGCCGGCTCGCTGATCGGCCTGCCGGGTGTTGCCTTCGCGCAGCTCGATGCCGGCCAGAAGGCGCAGATCGCGGCGATTGCCGCAGGCTTTACCGGCCTCCTGTCGCTCTTCAACATCGGCGGCCGCTTCTTCTGGGCCTCGATGTCGGACAAGATCGGCCGCAAGAACACTTACTTCTGCTTCTTCATCCTCGGCATCGTTCTCTATGCCGCGGCACCGACATTGGCCATGCTGGGGTCCAAGGCCTTCTTCGTTCTGGCCTTCGGCATCATCCTGTCAATGTATGGCGGCGGTTTTGCCACCATCCCGGCCTATCTGGCGGATATCTTCGGCACGCAGTTCGTCGGCGCGATCCACGGCCGTCTGCTGACCGCCTGGGCGACCGCCGGCATCGTCGGCCCGGTCGTCGTCAACTATATCCGCGAGGCGCAGATCGCCGCCGGTGTCGCACCGGGCCCGGCTCTCTACACCAGCACGATGTATATCCTGGCCGGCATGCTGGCGCTTGGCCTTGTCGCCAACGCCTTCGTCAAACCACTCTCGGACAAGTGGTTCATGTCGGATGAGGAAGTCGCCTCGCTGCAAGCGAAGACCGCGGCGGCCAATGCCGGCCCGACCGGTTCCTTCGGCATCGGCAAAGGTGGTCTCGATGCCAAGGCGGCACTCGCCTGGTCGGTCGTCGGCATTCCGCTTCTGTGGGGTGTCTGGGTGACGCTCCGGAACAGTCTGGCCATCTTTGGCTGA
- a CDS encoding formate dehydrogenase beta subunit: MSMTDTITVFVPRDAAALAVGADKVAAAIEREAAARNLDVHIVRNGSRGMLWLEVLVEVRTAHGRVAYGPVKTSDVPSLFDAGFLTGGDHPLSHGLTSEIPFLKGQTRLTFSRCGITDPLSLEDYRHYKGLTGLEKALAMPPADIVKQVTDSGLRGRGGAGFPTGIKWKTVADATADQKYIVCNADEGDSGTFADRMIMEGDPFVLIEGMVIAGIAVGATKGYVYTRSEYPHAIAIMEEAIKIARREGILGPSVLGSPYAFDMDVRMGAGAYVCGEETSLLNSLEGKRGIVRAKPPLPALQGLFGKPTVVNNVMSLASIPVIMDRGAQFYRDYGVGRSHGTIPIQLAGNLKHGGLYETAFGLTLGQLVNEIGGGTITGRPVKAVQVGGPLGAYFPPALFDTVFDYEAFTAAGGLIGHAGIVVFDETVDMLNQARFAMEFCAVESCGKCTPCRIGSTRGVEVVDKIARGIEPEKNKVLLEDLCNTMKFGSLCALGGFTPYPVMSAMTHFPEDFAPAPVREAAE, translated from the coding sequence ATGAGCATGACCGACACCATCACCGTTTTCGTTCCCCGCGATGCGGCAGCGCTTGCCGTCGGTGCCGACAAGGTGGCAGCCGCCATCGAGCGCGAAGCGGCAGCCCGCAATCTCGACGTCCATATCGTGCGCAACGGCTCCCGCGGCATGCTCTGGCTGGAGGTGCTGGTAGAGGTGCGCACCGCGCATGGCCGGGTGGCCTATGGCCCGGTCAAGACCTCGGATGTGCCGTCCCTGTTCGATGCCGGTTTCCTGACGGGCGGCGATCATCCGCTCAGCCACGGCCTGACCAGCGAAATTCCCTTCCTCAAGGGTCAGACGCGGCTCACCTTCTCCCGCTGCGGCATCACCGATCCGCTGTCGCTTGAAGATTACCGCCATTACAAGGGGTTGACCGGTCTCGAAAAAGCGCTGGCCATGCCCCCGGCCGACATCGTCAAACAGGTCACCGACAGCGGGTTGCGTGGCCGCGGCGGCGCCGGTTTCCCGACCGGCATCAAGTGGAAGACGGTCGCCGACGCGACAGCCGATCAGAAATACATCGTCTGCAACGCAGACGAGGGCGATAGCGGCACCTTTGCCGACCGGATGATCATGGAAGGCGATCCCTTCGTGCTGATCGAAGGCATGGTGATTGCCGGCATCGCGGTCGGCGCCACGAAGGGTTACGTCTACACCCGCTCCGAATATCCGCATGCCATCGCCATCATGGAAGAGGCGATCAAGATTGCCCGGCGCGAGGGCATTCTCGGCCCGTCCGTTTTGGGTTCGCCTTACGCCTTCGACATGGACGTCCGCATGGGCGCCGGCGCCTATGTCTGCGGCGAAGAAACCTCGCTGCTGAACAGTCTCGAAGGCAAACGCGGCATCGTGCGCGCGAAGCCGCCGCTGCCCGCGCTGCAGGGCCTGTTCGGCAAGCCGACGGTGGTCAATAACGTCATGTCGCTCGCCTCGATCCCGGTGATCATGGACCGCGGCGCGCAGTTCTACCGGGATTATGGCGTCGGCCGCTCGCATGGCACGATCCCGATCCAGCTTGCCGGCAACCTGAAACATGGCGGGCTTTATGAAACCGCCTTCGGCCTGACGCTCGGGCAATTGGTGAACGAGATCGGTGGCGGCACGATCACCGGTCGGCCGGTCAAGGCCGTCCAGGTCGGCGGGCCGCTCGGTGCCTATTTCCCGCCCGCGCTGTTCGACACGGTGTTTGATTACGAAGCCTTCACCGCCGCCGGTGGCCTCATCGGCCATGCGGGCATCGTGGTGTTTGACGAGACGGTCGATATGCTGAACCAGGCGCGCTTTGCCATGGAATTCTGTGCCGTCGAAAGCTGCGGCAAGTGCACGCCCTGCCGCATCGGCTCCACCCGCGGCGTGGAAGTGGTCGATAAAATTGCCCGCGGCATCGAGCCGGAAAAGAACAAGGTGCTTCTGGAAGATCTCTGCAACACCATGAAGTTCGGCTCGCTCTGTGCGCTGGGCGGGTTTACGCCCTATCCGGTCATGAGCGCCATGACGCATTTCCCGGAGGATTTCGCGCCGGCACCTGTGAGGGAGGCGGCGGAATGA
- a CDS encoding formate dehydrogenase subunit delta: protein MSLDHTDEKLVRMANQIATFFASQPEAVRVDGVATHINKFWEKRMRRRFFEMIDAGIGGFLPLVVLASSKIKRPYQSDDSAVGVGADAARGAPGGKGPVAGESLSEPSVPPGTV, encoded by the coding sequence ATGTCGCTTGATCACACCGACGAGAAGCTTGTCCGCATGGCGAACCAGATCGCCACCTTCTTTGCCTCGCAGCCGGAGGCGGTCAGGGTGGATGGTGTGGCGACACACATCAACAAGTTCTGGGAGAAGCGCATGCGCCGCCGCTTCTTCGAGATGATCGATGCCGGCATCGGCGGCTTCCTGCCGCTCGTCGTCCTCGCGTCCTCCAAGATCAAGCGCCCATACCAGAGCGATGACAGCGCTGTCGGCGTCGGGGCTGATGCAGCGCGGGGCGCGCCGGGCGGCAAGGGCCCGGTGGCCGGCGAATCTCTGTCGGAACCCAGCGTTCCGCCGGGAACCGTCTGA
- a CDS encoding chemotaxis protein CheW has product MATTINTTSFSGETLEIIAFRLHDQEFCVKTTTIREIRGWAPSTPIPHAPADVIGVMNLRGSVIPIIDLAYKLGMKSTVANERSAIVVAEVHNMVIGMLVDRVSDILTISSAQVQPVPEVSASFDKSFSEGIIATESGMICFLNLSKMFKGSDLEDLAA; this is encoded by the coding sequence ATGGCGACCACGATCAACACCACCAGCTTCAGCGGCGAAACACTCGAGATCATTGCCTTTCGCCTTCACGACCAGGAATTCTGCGTGAAGACGACGACGATCCGCGAAATCCGCGGCTGGGCGCCGTCGACGCCGATCCCGCATGCGCCGGCCGATGTGATCGGCGTGATGAACCTGCGCGGATCCGTCATCCCGATCATCGACCTCGCCTACAAGCTCGGCATGAAGAGCACGGTGGCCAACGAGCGTTCCGCAATCGTTGTGGCGGAAGTCCACAACATGGTCATCGGCATGCTGGTGGACCGCGTCTCCGACATCCTGACGATTTCCTCCGCGCAGGTGCAGCCGGTGCCGGAAGTCTCCGCCTCCTTCGACAAGTCCTTCTCCGAAGGCATCATCGCGACCGAGAGCGGCATGATCTGCTTCCTCAACCTGTCGAAGATGTTCAAGGGCAGCGACCTCGAAGATCTGGCCGCCTGA
- the fdhF gene encoding formate dehydrogenase subunit alpha has product MPLVPEIDYGTPASRSENMVTLTIDGREITVPEGTSIMRASMEAGIQVPKLCATDMVDAFGSCRLCLIEVEGRNGTPASCTTPVAPGIVVHTQTERLKQIRKGVMELYISDHPLDCLTCAANGDCELQDMAGAVGLRDVRYGYEGDNHVKARSATGAINAQWMPKDESNPYFTYDPSKCIVCSRCVRACEEVQGTFALTIEGRGFDSRVSPGAHEAFLESECVSCGACVQACPTATLTEKSVIAIGQPEHSLVTTCAYCGVGCSFKAEMRGEELVRMVPWKDGQANRGHSCVKGRFAYGYASHKDRILNPMIREKITDPWREVTWEEAYAHVASEFRRIQYQYGRESIGGITSSRCTNEETYLVQKLIRAGFGNNNVDTCARVCHSPTGYGLGQAFGTSAGTQNFDSVEHSDVVLVIGANPTDGHPVFGSRLKKRLRQGAKLIVIDPRRIDLVKTPHVEAAFHLPLKPGTNVAVLTALAHVIVTEGLFDEAFIRNRCDWSEFEDWAAFVAEPQHSPEETEKFTGVPAEELRGAARLFAKGGNGAIYYGLGVTEHSQGSTTVMAIANLAMATGNIGRPGVGVNPLRGQNNVQGSCDMGSFPHELPGYRHISDDATRETFEKLWGVTLNNEPGLRIPNMLDAAVEGSFKGIYIQGEDILQSDPDTKHVSAGLAAMECVVVHDLFLNETANYAHVFLPGSTFLEKDGTFTNAERRINRVRKVMTPKNGYADWEVTQKLAQAMGLAWNYSHPSQIMDEIAATTPSFAGVSYAYLEEKGSVQWPCNEKFPNGSPIMHVDGFVRGKGKFIRTEYVATDERTGPRFPLLLTTGRILSQYNVGAQTRRTENVVWHEEDLLEIHPHDAEQRGIKEGDWVKLASRAGETTLRALITDRVAPGVVYTTFHHPNTQANVITTDFSDWATNCPEYKVTAVQISPSNGPTDWQEDYEELSRRSRRIVGKLEAAE; this is encoded by the coding sequence ATGCCCCTCGTTCCTGAAATTGACTACGGCACACCCGCCTCGCGTTCCGAAAACATGGTGACGCTGACCATTGACGGTCGCGAGATCACCGTTCCCGAGGGTACCTCCATCATGCGCGCCTCCATGGAGGCCGGCATTCAGGTGCCGAAACTCTGCGCCACCGACATGGTCGATGCCTTCGGTTCCTGCCGCCTCTGTCTCATCGAGGTGGAGGGCCGCAACGGTACCCCCGCCTCCTGCACCACGCCGGTTGCCCCCGGCATCGTCGTGCATACCCAGACGGAGCGGCTGAAGCAGATCCGCAAGGGGGTGATGGAGCTTTATATCTCCGACCACCCGCTCGACTGTCTGACCTGCGCCGCCAATGGCGATTGCGAGTTGCAGGACATGGCCGGCGCCGTGGGCTTGCGCGACGTGCGTTATGGCTATGAGGGCGACAACCATGTGAAGGCGCGTTCCGCCACCGGCGCCATCAATGCCCAGTGGATGCCGAAGGACGAGAGCAACCCGTATTTCACCTATGATCCGTCGAAATGCATCGTCTGCTCGCGCTGCGTGCGGGCCTGCGAAGAGGTGCAGGGCACGTTTGCGCTGACCATCGAAGGCCGCGGTTTCGACAGCCGCGTTTCGCCCGGTGCGCACGAGGCCTTCCTCGAATCCGAATGCGTCTCCTGCGGTGCCTGCGTACAGGCCTGCCCGACGGCGACGCTGACGGAAAAATCGGTGATTGCCATCGGTCAGCCGGAGCATTCGCTGGTCACCACCTGCGCCTATTGCGGCGTCGGCTGCTCCTTCAAGGCGGAAATGCGCGGCGAGGAACTCGTTCGCATGGTGCCGTGGAAGGATGGCCAGGCCAATCGCGGCCATTCCTGCGTCAAGGGTCGGTTCGCCTATGGTTACGCCAGCCACAAGGACCGTATCCTCAACCCGATGATCCGCGAAAAGATCACCGATCCCTGGCGCGAAGTGACCTGGGAAGAGGCCTATGCGCATGTCGCCTCGGAGTTCCGTCGCATCCAGTACCAGTATGGCCGGGAATCGATCGGCGGCATCACCTCGTCGCGCTGCACGAACGAAGAAACCTATCTGGTGCAGAAGCTGATCCGCGCCGGCTTCGGCAACAACAATGTCGATACCTGCGCCCGCGTCTGCCATTCGCCGACCGGTTACGGCCTCGGCCAGGCTTTCGGCACCTCCGCCGGCACGCAGAACTTTGACAGCGTCGAACATTCCGACGTGGTGCTGGTGATCGGCGCCAACCCGACCGATGGTCATCCGGTGTTCGGTTCGCGGCTGAAGAAGCGGCTGCGCCAGGGCGCCAAGCTCATCGTGATTGATCCGCGCCGCATCGATCTGGTCAAGACGCCGCATGTGGAAGCCGCCTTCCACCTGCCGCTGAAACCCGGCACCAATGTCGCGGTTCTGACGGCGCTCGCACATGTCATCGTCACCGAAGGCCTGTTCGACGAAGCTTTCATCCGCAACCGCTGCGACTGGTCGGAATTCGAGGACTGGGCGGCCTTCGTGGCAGAGCCGCAGCATTCGCCGGAGGAGACGGAAAAGTTCACCGGCGTTCCGGCGGAAGAACTGCGCGGTGCTGCCCGCCTGTTCGCCAAAGGCGGCAATGGCGCGATCTATTATGGTCTCGGTGTCACCGAACACAGCCAGGGTTCGACGACCGTCATGGCGATCGCCAACCTCGCCATGGCAACCGGCAATATCGGCCGTCCGGGCGTCGGCGTGAACCCGCTGCGTGGCCAGAACAATGTCCAGGGTTCGTGCGACATGGGCTCCTTCCCGCACGAACTGCCGGGCTATCGCCATATCTCGGATGATGCGACGCGCGAAACCTTCGAAAAACTCTGGGGCGTGACGCTCAACAACGAGCCGGGGCTGCGCATCCCGAATATGCTGGATGCCGCCGTCGAAGGGTCGTTCAAGGGCATCTATATCCAGGGCGAGGACATTCTCCAGTCCGATCCGGATACCAAGCATGTGTCGGCTGGGCTTGCCGCGATGGAATGCGTCGTCGTGCACGACCTCTTCCTCAACGAGACCGCGAATTACGCGCATGTCTTCCTGCCGGGCTCCACCTTCCTGGAAAAGGACGGCACGTTTACCAATGCCGAGCGCCGCATCAACCGCGTCCGCAAGGTCATGACGCCAAAGAACGGCTATGCCGACTGGGAAGTGACGCAGAAACTGGCGCAGGCCATGGGGCTTGCGTGGAACTATAGCCATCCGTCCCAGATCATGGACGAAATTGCCGCAACGACGCCGAGCTTTGCCGGTGTATCCTATGCCTATCTGGAGGAAAAGGGTTCGGTGCAGTGGCCCTGCAACGAGAAATTCCCCAATGGCTCGCCGATCATGCATGTCGATGGCTTCGTGCGCGGAAAGGGTAAGTTCATACGCACGGAATACGTCGCGACCGATGAACGCACCGGTCCGCGCTTCCCGCTGTTGCTCACCACCGGCCGCATCCTGTCCCAGTACAATGTCGGGGCCCAGACGCGTCGCACGGAGAATGTCGTGTGGCACGAGGAGGACCTGCTGGAGATCCATCCGCACGATGCCGAACAGCGCGGCATCAAGGAGGGTGACTGGGTGAAGCTTGCAAGCCGCGCCGGCGAGACGACGCTTCGGGCGCTGATCACCGATCGTGTGGCACCGGGCGTGGTCTATACCACCTTCCACCATCCGAACACGCAGGCGAATGTCATCACCACGGATTTCTCCGACTGGGCGACCAACTGTCCGGAATACAAGGTCACGGCGGTGCAGATCTCGCCCTCCAACGGCCCGACGGACTGGCAGGAGGATTACGAGGAACTCAGCCGTCGCTCCAGGCGTATCGTCGGCAAGCTGGAAGCGGCGGAGTAA
- a CDS encoding formate dehydrogenase subunit gamma, with amino-acid sequence MNIRAVATNEATRISEIIDHCRHLEGPMLPILHKVQEEFGYIPENAKQIIAQALNLSRAEVHGVVTFYHDFRDHPAGRHTLKLCRAEACQSMGCEPLAEKAKAKLGIDWHETTADGAVTLEPVFCLGLCAQAPAAMLDGELYGRLDEDCLNDIVAEVRA; translated from the coding sequence ATGAACATCCGAGCGGTTGCCACCAACGAAGCGACCCGAATTTCCGAAATCATCGACCACTGTCGTCACTTGGAAGGGCCGATGCTGCCGATCCTGCACAAGGTGCAGGAGGAGTTCGGTTACATTCCCGAAAACGCCAAGCAGATCATCGCCCAGGCGCTCAATCTGTCGCGCGCCGAAGTGCACGGCGTCGTGACCTTCTACCATGATTTCCGCGACCATCCCGCTGGCCGCCATACCCTCAAACTCTGTCGTGCCGAGGCCTGCCAGTCGATGGGCTGCGAGCCCCTGGCGGAGAAGGCGAAGGCGAAGCTCGGCATCGACTGGCATGAGACGACGGCGGATGGCGCCGTGACCCTGGAGCCGGTCTTCTGTCTCGGCCTCTGCGCCCAGGCGCCGGCTGCGATGCTGGATGGCGAACTCTATGGCCGTCTCGACGAAGACTGTCTGAACGACATCGTGGCGGAGGTGCGGGCATGA
- a CDS encoding asparaginase domain-containing protein yields the protein MRLLLIHTGGTIGMAEGPDGLAPVEGLVEEAVRDRLPSGVTLDSHVFSPLLDSADVGPRHWNEMLSVIRAHPDRPVIITHGTDTMAFTGAALSQALAGEDRRILLCGSMLPLGQHGDAEGNLSLALEAAFQAGDGVHLAFAGKLLAAAGLVKHDSHAADSFRSQPQADPAAPRLRQFTEDRRFAILTLSPGMPAQALDAMLQHLDGAVLRVFGSGTAMSDEAVLAVLERAIASGKRLRAVSSCEAGGLAPGTYAAGADLWSTGIENGGTETPEAALIHLWLN from the coding sequence ATGCGCCTGCTTCTCATCCACACCGGCGGCACCATCGGCATGGCAGAAGGACCGGACGGGCTGGCACCGGTCGAGGGACTGGTCGAAGAGGCCGTCCGCGACCGCCTGCCCTCAGGCGTCACGCTCGACAGCCATGTCTTTTCCCCGCTGCTCGACAGTGCCGATGTTGGCCCGCGCCACTGGAACGAGATGCTCTCGGTTATCCGGGCGCATCCAGACCGGCCCGTGATCATCACGCACGGCACCGATACGATGGCCTTTACCGGCGCGGCGCTGTCTCAGGCACTGGCGGGTGAAGATCGGCGGATCCTCCTCTGCGGCTCCATGCTGCCGCTCGGCCAGCACGGCGATGCGGAGGGCAATCTGTCGCTGGCGCTGGAAGCGGCCTTTCAGGCTGGCGACGGCGTTCACCTGGCATTTGCCGGAAAGCTGCTGGCGGCTGCCGGTCTCGTCAAGCACGACAGCCACGCCGCCGACAGCTTTCGCAGCCAGCCGCAGGCAGACCCTGCAGCGCCGCGCCTGCGGCAATTCACCGAAGACCGTCGGTTTGCCATCCTGACACTCTCGCCCGGCATGCCGGCACAAGCCCTCGATGCAATGCTTCAGCACCTCGACGGCGCGGTGCTGCGGGTCTTTGGTTCGGGGACGGCGATGTCGGACGAGGCCGTTCTTGCGGTCCTGGAACGGGCCATCGCAAGCGGCAAGCGGCTGCGTGCCGTCAGCAGTTGCGAGGCTGGTGGCCTGGCGCCCGGCACCTATGCCGCCGGCGCCGACCTGTGGAGCACCGGCATCGAAAACGGCGGCACCGAAACGCCGGAAGCCGCCCTCATCCATCTCTGGCTGAACTGA
- a CDS encoding LysR family transcriptional regulator, producing the protein MIDKLEFFIALAGVGHFGRAAEECGISQPTLSAAIRQLEDQLGVVLVVRGSRYQGLTPEGQRVLEWARRIVGDTRTMREEMRAARRGLAGHIRIAVIPTALAMVPKLTEPFQKRHPDVTFSVTSRTSLQVLSQLENLEIDAGITYLDNEPLGRVTTVPLYSERYHLIAAAGTPLADRETVTWKEVSGLRLCLLTPDMQNRRIINKHMTEAGVWVKPTLESNSMIVLFSHIRTGQWASIMPRNVAESFGFPEQIRMIPIAEPDAEHLVGLVATHREPHTPLVSALLHEARSRAAASAFDRNFLSHNEMPLLT; encoded by the coding sequence ATGATCGATAAGCTGGAATTCTTCATTGCGCTCGCCGGTGTCGGGCATTTCGGCCGGGCGGCGGAGGAATGCGGCATCTCGCAGCCGACGCTCTCGGCGGCCATCCGCCAGCTGGAGGATCAGCTGGGTGTCGTTCTCGTGGTGCGCGGATCGCGTTATCAGGGCCTGACACCGGAGGGACAGCGGGTGCTGGAATGGGCGCGCCGCATCGTCGGCGATACCCGCACCATGCGCGAGGAAATGCGCGCCGCCCGCCGCGGTCTCGCCGGCCATATCCGCATCGCCGTCATTCCGACGGCGCTCGCCATGGTGCCGAAGCTCACCGAACCCTTCCAGAAACGCCATCCGGACGTCACCTTCTCGGTCACGTCGCGCACCTCGCTGCAGGTTCTGAGCCAGCTGGAAAACCTCGAGATCGACGCCGGCATCACCTATCTCGACAACGAACCGCTCGGGCGGGTGACCACGGTGCCGCTCTATTCCGAACGATATCATCTGATTGCGGCGGCAGGGACACCGCTCGCAGACCGGGAAACTGTGACCTGGAAGGAGGTTTCCGGTCTTCGGCTTTGCCTATTGACCCCGGACATGCAAAACCGCCGGATCATCAACAAACACATGACGGAGGCCGGGGTCTGGGTGAAGCCCACGCTGGAATCCAATTCCATGATCGTGCTCTTTTCGCATATCCGCACGGGGCAATGGGCCTCGATCATGCCGCGTAACGTCGCGGAATCATTCGGTTTTCCGGAACAGATCCGGATGATCCCGATTGCCGAGCCGGATGCCGAACATCTGGTCGGCCTTGTTGCCACGCACCGTGAGCCGCATACGCCGCTGGTGTCCGCCCTGCTGCATGAGGCAAGATCCCGCGCTGCAGCATCCGCGTTTGATAGAAATTTTCTATCGCACAACGAAATGCCGTTATTGACCTGA